The following coding sequences lie in one Acidimicrobiia bacterium genomic window:
- a CDS encoding L,D-transpeptidase family protein, translating into MRYRRVFRRAVVVAVAATLVAPASAGASADLRLLGHPQSDVPYVHTSGLEPGATLAGFVLPMNWSARSDLCGPTGSIRPPEEPFQSYPHLCPGDDGEDVLRLQWLLASRKLFRAELTGVYDDATRHAVVSFHKLIGPAHTDPYSAVEEWLADPPPNDWSASDWLMLEAFDPQPPKHRRGQRDRIEVDIGHQVLYLIEDHQVAAIMPVSTGRGYGTVACRNDSCGVSVTPRTARMANGSQFNYEHEYGGGWSPRPRAWSVYKGIFYVGQYGEWNYGIHGYRSVPSYPASHGCIRVTIWDMDFLRPFELVDGVDDRTIYAEEARVYVGMPIHVWDA; encoded by the coding sequence ATGAGGTACCGCCGGGTGTTCAGACGAGCGGTGGTCGTCGCCGTCGCTGCAACGCTCGTGGCCCCGGCGTCGGCTGGCGCATCCGCCGACCTTCGCTTGCTCGGGCATCCCCAGTCGGACGTTCCGTATGTGCACACCAGCGGCCTCGAGCCGGGTGCGACCCTGGCCGGCTTCGTTCTCCCGATGAACTGGTCGGCGCGGTCCGACCTGTGCGGTCCGACGGGTAGCATCCGGCCCCCGGAGGAGCCGTTTCAGTCGTATCCCCACCTGTGCCCCGGGGACGATGGTGAGGACGTTCTGCGACTGCAGTGGCTGCTCGCCAGCAGGAAGCTGTTTCGCGCCGAACTGACCGGCGTTTACGACGACGCGACCCGACACGCCGTGGTCTCCTTTCACAAGCTCATCGGGCCCGCTCACACCGACCCGTACAGCGCCGTCGAGGAGTGGCTCGCCGATCCGCCGCCCAACGACTGGAGCGCATCCGACTGGCTGATGCTCGAGGCGTTCGATCCTCAGCCGCCGAAGCACCGCCGCGGTCAGCGGGATCGCATCGAGGTCGACATCGGTCACCAGGTCCTCTACCTGATCGAGGACCACCAGGTGGCGGCGATCATGCCGGTGAGTACGGGGAGGGGGTACGGGACCGTCGCGTGCCGGAACGACAGTTGCGGGGTGAGTGTGACCCCGCGGACCGCCCGGATGGCGAACGGGTCTCAGTTCAACTACGAGCACGAGTACGGGGGCGGATGGTCCCCCCGCCCGCGGGCTTGGTCTGTCTACAAGGGCATCTTCTATGTGGGCCAGTACGGCGAGTGGAACTACGGCATCCACGGGTACCGCAGCGTTCCCTCGTACCCGGCCTCACACGGCTGCATCCGGGTGACGATCTGGGACATGGACTTCCTACGCCCGTTCGAGCTCGTCGACGGCGTCGACGATCGGACCATTTACGCCGAGGAGGCCAGGGTCTATGTGGGGATGCCGATCCACGTATGGGATGCGTGA
- a CDS encoding aldehyde dehydrogenase family protein, with protein sequence MNRDDIFEALGLTDTSPGAYAGGWLQTGGSDLAVENPTTTETIGSVTQASADDYDAVLRSSRETFAEWRMLPAPKRGEYVRLIGNALRDRKEALGALVSLEMGKIVAEGQGEVQEMIDMADFAVGLSRQLYGLSMASERPRHRMYEQWHPLGPVGVISAFNFPVAVWSWNAFIAAVCGDTIVWKPSSQTPLTAVAVTRICDEVMADTGFEGVFNLVVGRGSEVGDRMINDKSVPLVSATGSCAVGEKVGVAVAKRFGRSILELGGNNAVIVLDDADPDLVTRAVLFGAVGTAGQRCTSVRRMIIESGIKGDVLKRLVDAYRQVRIGDPLDPATLMGPLVNASAVDEMMAAIEVAQQQGGKVLTGGKRAEVGLAGHFVEPTIIEIDRDAPIIDIETFAPILYVTEARDIQDAIVLQNAVPQGLSSAIFTNSLRAAELFLSAEGSDCGIANVNIGTSGAEIGGAFGGEKETGGGREAGSDAWKAYMRRQTNTINWGGDLPLAQGIEFG encoded by the coding sequence ATGAATCGTGACGACATCTTCGAGGCGCTCGGCCTCACCGATACCAGCCCAGGGGCCTACGCCGGGGGTTGGTTGCAGACCGGAGGCTCCGATCTCGCCGTGGAGAACCCGACCACGACCGAGACCATCGGCTCGGTGACGCAAGCGAGCGCCGACGACTACGACGCGGTTCTGCGCTCCAGCCGGGAGACCTTCGCCGAGTGGCGAATGCTGCCCGCACCCAAGCGCGGCGAGTACGTGCGGCTGATCGGAAACGCGCTTCGCGACAGGAAGGAGGCTCTCGGCGCCCTGGTGTCCCTGGAGATGGGGAAGATCGTCGCCGAGGGTCAGGGTGAGGTCCAGGAGATGATCGACATGGCCGACTTCGCCGTCGGGCTCTCCCGGCAGCTCTACGGCCTCAGTATGGCGTCGGAGAGGCCCCGCCATCGGATGTACGAGCAGTGGCATCCGCTGGGCCCCGTCGGCGTGATCTCGGCCTTCAACTTCCCGGTGGCCGTATGGTCGTGGAACGCCTTCATCGCCGCCGTGTGCGGTGACACGATCGTCTGGAAGCCGTCGTCGCAGACGCCGCTGACCGCGGTCGCCGTCACCCGCATCTGTGACGAGGTGATGGCCGACACCGGGTTCGAGGGCGTCTTCAACCTCGTCGTCGGGCGCGGCTCCGAGGTCGGCGACCGGATGATCAACGACAAGAGCGTGCCGCTCGTCTCCGCGACTGGGTCCTGTGCCGTCGGGGAGAAGGTCGGCGTCGCCGTGGCCAAGCGCTTCGGGCGGTCGATCCTTGAACTCGGCGGCAACAACGCGGTCATCGTCCTCGACGACGCCGATCCCGACCTGGTGACCCGGGCGGTGCTGTTCGGCGCCGTCGGGACCGCCGGACAGCGGTGCACCTCGGTGCGGCGCATGATCATCGAGTCCGGCATCAAGGGAGACGTGCTCAAGCGTCTGGTCGATGCTTACCGGCAGGTCCGCATCGGCGATCCGCTGGATCCGGCGACGCTGATGGGACCGCTGGTGAACGCCTCCGCCGTCGACGAGATGATGGCGGCCATCGAGGTCGCCCAGCAGCAGGGCGGCAAGGTCCTCACCGGTGGTAAGCGTGCCGAGGTGGGCCTCGCCGGTCACTTCGTCGAGCCGACGATCATCGAGATCGACCGTGACGCACCGATCATCGACATCGAGACGTTCGCTCCGATCCTGTACGTGACCGAGGCTCGTGACATCCAGGACGCCATCGTGCTGCAGAACGCGGTTCCTCAAGGCCTGTCGTCGGCGATCTTCACCAACAGCCTGCGCGCCGCCGAGCTGTTCCTGTCTGCTGAGGGCTCCGACTGCGGCATCGCCAACGTCAACATCGGTACCTCGGGCGCCGAGATCGGCGGGGCCTTTGGCGGCGAGAAGGAGACCGGCGGTGGTCGCGAGGCGGGATCGGACGCATGGAAGGCGTACATGAGGCGTCAGACGAACACGATCAACTGGGGTGGCGACCTCCCGTTGGCGCAGGGCATCGAATTCGGTTGA
- a CDS encoding Rid family detoxifying hydrolase: MPKSLPETPSGPKALGPYSMAAEANGFVFLAGQVALEPATGQKVDGDVAAQAERVLDNIAAILGDLGLGFPDVVKASVFLADIDDFAAVNAVYARYFDTDPPARSTVQAGALPGGYLVEIEVIAAR, from the coding sequence ATGCCCAAGTCGCTGCCTGAGACGCCCAGTGGACCGAAGGCGCTCGGCCCGTACTCGATGGCTGCAGAGGCCAACGGGTTCGTGTTCCTCGCCGGTCAGGTCGCCCTCGAGCCGGCCACCGGTCAGAAGGTCGATGGCGACGTAGCCGCTCAGGCGGAGCGGGTTCTCGACAACATCGCTGCCATCCTGGGCGACCTCGGCCTGGGGTTCCCGGACGTGGTGAAGGCATCGGTGTTCCTCGCCGACATCGACGACTTCGCCGCGGTCAACGCGGTGTACGCCCGATACTTCGACACCGACCCACCCGCTCGATCGACGGTCCAGGCGGGTGCCCTCCCCGGCGGCTACCTCGTCGAGATCGAAGTCATCGCCGCACGCTGA
- the erpA gene encoding iron-sulfur cluster insertion protein ErpA, with amino-acid sequence MQTISITPRGAEPKVTLTASAVAKVAELMAREDEEGLALRIGVRPGGCSGFSYEMYFDAAVDEGDVISDYDGGVKLIVDTQSLDMLNGAEVDYKDGLSGAGFHINNPNVTRSCGCGNSFS; translated from the coding sequence ATGCAGACTATTTCGATCACGCCGCGCGGGGCTGAGCCCAAGGTGACGCTGACTGCGTCGGCGGTGGCCAAGGTCGCCGAGCTGATGGCCCGTGAGGACGAGGAGGGTCTCGCCCTCCGCATCGGGGTCCGCCCCGGCGGCTGTTCCGGGTTCTCGTACGAGATGTACTTCGACGCGGCGGTCGACGAGGGCGATGTGATCAGCGACTACGACGGTGGCGTCAAGTTGATCGTCGACACGCAGAGCCTCGACATGCTCAACGGCGCCGAGGTTGACTACAAGGACGGACTGTCCGGTGCCGGTTTCCACATCAACAACCCGAACGTGACCCGTTCGTGTGGGTGTGGCAACTCGTTCTCGTAG
- a CDS encoding P-loop NTPase — MTTTRTVEDIEAALRGVVDPELGGDVVELGMVRDISVDGGVATISIALTIAACPMRDQIENDVIRKVRALDAIDEVVVQVTAMTQRQRSELMSVARRKAREGATPTMVSPTTRVIAVGSGKGGVGKSSIAVNLAVALRGAGFRVGLLDADIWGFSVPRMLGATGRIQANDDGKMLPEEAHGVQLVSTGLLVDREETALMWRGLMLSKALEQFLTDVAWDRDLDYLVLDMPPGTGDIQMALSRLLPQAEMVVVTTPQKAAQKVAARVADMARRSYMPVVGVIENMSGFTADDGRTYDLFGSGGGQELADNLGVPLISRVPLDPFVVEGGDGGNPVVVAHPDAPSAQAIIAAAARIVELVPPAAEETCTARIAVLMEQLGRVASSE; from the coding sequence GTGACCACCACTCGCACCGTCGAAGACATAGAGGCGGCGCTGCGCGGCGTCGTCGACCCGGAACTGGGGGGCGACGTCGTAGAACTCGGCATGGTCCGCGACATCTCGGTGGACGGCGGTGTCGCCACCATCTCGATCGCCCTCACCATCGCCGCCTGCCCAATGCGGGACCAGATCGAGAACGACGTCATCCGTAAGGTGAGGGCACTCGATGCGATCGACGAGGTTGTGGTGCAGGTGACGGCGATGACCCAGAGGCAGCGTTCCGAGCTGATGTCGGTGGCCCGACGCAAGGCTCGTGAGGGCGCTACACCGACCATGGTGTCGCCCACGACCCGGGTGATCGCCGTCGGATCGGGCAAAGGCGGTGTCGGCAAGTCGTCGATCGCGGTCAACCTGGCGGTGGCCCTGCGCGGCGCCGGCTTCCGGGTCGGGCTGCTCGACGCCGACATCTGGGGATTCTCCGTGCCCCGAATGCTCGGCGCCACCGGCCGGATTCAGGCCAACGACGACGGAAAGATGCTGCCCGAGGAAGCCCACGGCGTACAGCTGGTTTCCACCGGGCTGCTCGTCGACCGGGAGGAAACCGCCCTCATGTGGCGGGGTCTCATGCTCTCCAAGGCACTCGAGCAGTTCCTCACCGATGTCGCCTGGGACCGCGACCTCGACTACCTGGTCCTCGACATGCCGCCCGGCACCGGGGACATCCAGATGGCGCTGTCCCGGCTCCTCCCACAGGCGGAAATGGTGGTGGTGACCACCCCGCAGAAGGCGGCGCAGAAAGTGGCGGCCAGGGTCGCCGACATGGCACGCCGCTCATACATGCCGGTGGTCGGAGTCATCGAGAACATGTCCGGCTTCACCGCCGACGACGGGCGGACCTACGACCTGTTCGGATCCGGCGGTGGGCAGGAACTCGCCGACAACCTCGGCGTGCCCCTGATCAGCCGGGTGCCACTCGACCCCTTCGTCGTCGAAGGCGGCGACGGCGGGAACCCGGTAGTAGTCGCCCATCCGGATGCTCCGTCGGCCCAGGCGATCATCGCCGCCGCTGCGCGAATCGTGGAACTCGTCCCCCCCGCCGCCGAAGAAACCTGCACCGCAAGGATCGCGGTCCTGATGGAACAGCTGGGGCGAGTAGCGAGCAGCGAGTAG
- a CDS encoding peptidoglycan DD-metalloendopeptidase family protein, which translates to MAELAPAPLSSWRRFAIVTVVLTAVIGQTIAASAEVTRAQLDEARGRVNAKQSEVDERLAQLDFIALQQDHTLARIGRIEADIANRDREIALAELAAKERALDMYLNFGSSTSAISAMSPESIGILGARSAYLDALVDEDLDAVNLLVSLQEDRSRLTDELEQLLVVQAEQAAEVQVQMNALLDDLEVINTEYRALAEQWEREEAVRERARRAAQEAAQRAAAARGGFATSAHIDPSGRTCPVPPGYGNTFRDSWLEPRPYRNGVHHGTDIVAATGTPLVAMENGTIVNGSPSWHWAGGNQLYLRGDSGDVYYYAHLHGFAPGISSGSRVGVTQIIGYVGSTGASSMPHLHLGLQPGGGPLTNPYQLLLKLCR; encoded by the coding sequence ATGGCCGAGTTGGCTCCTGCCCCTCTCTCGTCCTGGCGACGGTTCGCCATTGTCACCGTGGTTCTCACCGCGGTGATCGGCCAGACCATTGCCGCTTCCGCCGAGGTGACCCGCGCCCAACTCGACGAGGCGCGTGGCCGCGTCAACGCCAAGCAGTCCGAGGTGGATGAGCGCCTCGCCCAACTGGACTTCATCGCCTTGCAGCAGGACCACACCCTGGCGCGGATCGGGCGGATCGAGGCCGACATCGCCAATCGTGACCGCGAGATCGCCCTCGCCGAGCTGGCCGCCAAGGAGCGGGCGCTCGACATGTACCTCAACTTCGGCTCGAGCACGTCGGCGATCTCCGCGATGAGCCCCGAGTCGATCGGCATCCTCGGTGCCCGCAGCGCCTATCTCGATGCTCTGGTCGACGAGGATCTCGACGCGGTCAACCTGCTCGTCTCGCTTCAGGAGGATCGGTCACGCCTCACCGATGAGCTCGAACAGCTGTTGGTGGTACAGGCGGAACAGGCAGCGGAAGTCCAGGTGCAGATGAACGCTCTGCTCGATGATCTCGAAGTGATCAACACTGAGTACCGGGCGCTCGCCGAGCAGTGGGAGCGGGAGGAGGCGGTGCGGGAGCGGGCGCGCCGGGCGGCGCAAGAGGCGGCTCAGCGTGCGGCCGCCGCCAGGGGTGGTTTCGCCACCAGCGCCCACATCGACCCGAGCGGGAGGACGTGTCCGGTGCCGCCCGGATACGGCAACACGTTCCGCGACTCATGGCTCGAGCCCCGCCCGTATCGAAACGGTGTCCATCACGGGACCGACATCGTGGCTGCGACCGGGACGCCCCTGGTGGCCATGGAGAACGGCACCATCGTCAATGGGAGCCCCTCCTGGCACTGGGCCGGGGGCAATCAGTTGTACCTTCGGGGAGACAGCGGCGACGTCTACTACTACGCCCACTTGCATGGGTTCGCTCCGGGGATATCGTCCGGGAGTCGCGTCGGTGTCACCCAGATCATCGGGTACGTCGGCAGCACCGGTGCCTCCAGCATGCCGCACCTGCACCTGGGCCTCCAGCCGGGCGGCGGTCCGTTGACCAACCCATATCAGCTGCTACTGAAGCTGTGTAGGTGA
- a CDS encoding peptidoglycan DD-metalloendopeptidase family protein, producing MRRWLPIAVVLLVGLPVIPVGAEVTPAEVDSARRELRSVSDMLQSQTAQYDAAVAREAVLRDRLDRMLVELTARERDLDRARRDALDHAAEMYMTAGATRSVLVSVADVGAFPARLVYYDSVATTDRQAVNTLEASRRDYEQQRELVDASLAEQAELLVEMEALIDEIYTRLEDANDRYQTVKSAWDAQEAERIRREEEERRRQELLALATTTTTTPPSGGTPPTTGAPPTTVAPPPSVPSQPAGTRVCPVDGAHSFTDTWGAPRDGGRTHSGQDLMAPNGTPLVAIEAGQVYQVNWHGSGGNQLYILGDSGGLWYYAHLASAATVSTGSRVEAGQRVGYVGATGNASTPHLHFGWYPGGSLFGALANPYSILVSVC from the coding sequence ATGAGGCGCTGGCTGCCGATCGCCGTCGTCCTGCTCGTCGGACTGCCGGTGATTCCGGTCGGAGCCGAGGTCACACCGGCTGAGGTCGACTCGGCGCGTCGGGAGCTGCGGAGTGTGTCCGACATGCTGCAGAGTCAGACCGCTCAGTACGACGCGGCGGTGGCTCGGGAGGCGGTGCTGCGCGACCGCCTCGACCGGATGTTGGTGGAGCTGACCGCCAGAGAGCGGGATCTGGATCGGGCGCGGCGGGATGCCCTCGATCACGCGGCCGAGATGTACATGACGGCCGGAGCCACCCGCTCGGTTCTGGTGTCGGTCGCCGACGTCGGGGCGTTCCCTGCCCGGCTTGTCTACTACGACTCGGTGGCCACCACCGACCGGCAGGCGGTGAACACCCTCGAGGCCTCGCGGCGCGACTACGAACAGCAACGTGAACTCGTCGACGCATCGCTCGCCGAGCAGGCCGAGTTGCTCGTCGAGATGGAGGCGCTCATCGACGAGATCTACACACGCCTGGAGGACGCCAACGATCGCTATCAGACGGTCAAGTCGGCGTGGGACGCGCAGGAAGCCGAGCGCATCCGGCGGGAGGAGGAGGAGCGTCGCCGGCAGGAGCTTCTGGCCCTGGCGACGACCACCACCACCACGCCCCCCTCCGGTGGCACGCCGCCTACCACGGGCGCTCCTCCCACGACCGTGGCCCCTCCACCTTCGGTACCGTCCCAGCCGGCCGGGACCCGGGTATGTCCGGTGGACGGCGCTCACTCATTCACCGACACCTGGGGTGCCCCCCGGGATGGAGGGCGCACCCACTCCGGCCAGGACCTGATGGCACCCAACGGGACCCCGCTGGTCGCCATCGAGGCCGGACAGGTGTATCAGGTCAACTGGCACGGCTCCGGCGGCAACCAGTTGTACATCCTGGGCGACAGTGGCGGGCTGTGGTACTACGCGCACCTGGCGTCAGCGGCGACCGTGTCGACGGGTTCCAGGGTCGAGGCGGGGCAGCGGGTCGGGTACGTGGGTGCCACCGGCAATGCGAGCACGCCCCACCTCCACTTCGGGTGGTACCCGGGTGGCTCGCTCTTCGGTGCCCTCGCCAACCCGTATTCGATCCTCGTGTCCGTCTGTTGA
- a CDS encoding MBL fold metallo-hydrolase, translated as MTGPGTNTWIVDDGGESAIVDPGPRSDEHGDAIRAAVAGSRPVAVLVTHTHPDHAPAANPLAEEFGIPAVGFGDGPDFAADRTVTDGDEIAVGDLSLRVVETPGHTPDSICFRLGDDLFTGDHVMGGSTVVVEDMGAYMASLERLLGTGLRRLYPGHGPVIDQPDDVLAAYLAHRLDRERQIVRALHDGATSVDGIVTMVYQDVDPALHPVAAVSVAAHLRALVADGRADATVIDGYSPALYEDLP; from the coding sequence ATGACAGGTCCGGGAACCAACACGTGGATCGTGGATGATGGAGGAGAGTCGGCCATCGTCGATCCGGGGCCTCGCTCGGACGAGCACGGCGATGCCATCCGCGCCGCGGTGGCGGGCTCCCGTCCGGTGGCGGTGCTGGTCACCCATACCCACCCCGACCACGCACCGGCTGCGAACCCGCTCGCCGAGGAGTTCGGGATCCCGGCCGTCGGATTCGGGGACGGCCCGGACTTCGCCGCCGATCGGACGGTGACCGATGGCGATGAGATCGCCGTGGGTGATCTGTCGCTGCGCGTGGTGGAGACGCCGGGTCACACCCCCGACTCGATCTGTTTCCGGCTCGGCGACGACCTGTTCACCGGGGACCACGTGATGGGTGGATCGACGGTCGTGGTCGAAGACATGGGCGCCTACATGGCCTCTCTCGAGCGGCTCCTCGGCACCGGGTTACGTCGGCTGTACCCGGGTCATGGCCCGGTGATCGACCAGCCCGACGACGTGCTGGCCGCCTACCTGGCCCACCGACTCGACCGGGAACGTCAGATCGTGAGAGCGCTTCATGATGGGGCGACATCGGTCGATGGGATCGTGACCATGGTTTATCAGGACGTCGACCCGGCGCTCCATCCGGTCGCTGCCGTCTCGGTGGCGGCCCACCTCCGCGCGCTCGTGGCGGATGGTCGCGCCGATGCGACCGTGATCGATGGGTACTCGCCAGCCCTCTACGAGGACCTGCCATGA
- a CDS encoding WhiB family transcriptional regulator: MDRSWQVNGLCRGNHSYLFFPPSTVERKDDRERREERAKAICRVCPVQGPCLEFAVEIREPYGIWGGLTELERRQVVSRRLAATSAE, translated from the coding sequence ATGGATCGTTCATGGCAGGTGAACGGTCTGTGTAGGGGCAACCATTCGTACTTGTTCTTCCCACCGAGCACGGTGGAACGCAAGGATGATCGGGAGCGTCGTGAGGAACGGGCCAAGGCGATCTGCCGGGTCTGTCCCGTCCAGGGGCCGTGCCTCGAGTTCGCGGTGGAGATCCGCGAGCCCTACGGCATCTGGGGCGGCCTCACCGAATTGGAGCGCCGGCAGGTGGTGTCGCGTCGCCTCGCTGCTACCTCCGCCGAATAG
- a CDS encoding NfeD family protein — MLRRLLLFIVVCAVGLLTVSASAGTDSRVDVIVVRGNLDARAIDFVVGAVLESDAHLVVLQMDPGVVLSDDIAGLLQVVSDPPVPLAVWLGPAPASARGGAALVMAAAPVTGAAPGTVIGPALPVVAGGDDDTMVDEFAPSLPSEVRGGQVVVGESPIVSLVDLVAPSIGQFVVGLHGMEVVVAGETVTLETARTEVVDGVASIVPLHQVRFIEPGLVDRVLAVGTQPATVFAFLVFGLALIVFEFYAAGPGIVAAIAASMLLLAGHGMATLPVWWPAVGAAVLAVVLYVVEFQRNDLGWKSVLGTLLLGFAGFRFVGGDETLTPSWWTVVLIVLATVAFFGIALTTVARTRFATQTIGRDHLIGRTGTALGALDPEGLVDLDGARWKARATRAAGIGNGDRVTVVAVRGVVLLVDPN, encoded by the coding sequence ATGCTGCGTCGGCTGCTCCTGTTCATCGTCGTGTGTGCTGTCGGCCTGCTCACCGTCTCGGCAAGCGCGGGCACCGACTCGAGGGTCGATGTGATCGTGGTCCGTGGCAACCTCGATGCTCGGGCGATCGACTTCGTGGTGGGTGCGGTGCTCGAATCCGATGCCCACCTCGTCGTCCTGCAGATGGATCCGGGCGTGGTGTTGTCCGATGACATCGCCGGCCTGCTCCAGGTCGTGTCCGATCCGCCGGTACCTCTCGCCGTGTGGTTGGGGCCGGCACCGGCGTCGGCACGCGGGGGCGCGGCTCTGGTGATGGCGGCGGCTCCGGTCACTGGCGCCGCCCCCGGTACGGTCATCGGGCCGGCCCTGCCGGTCGTGGCCGGCGGCGACGACGACACGATGGTCGACGAGTTCGCTCCTTCCTTGCCATCGGAAGTCCGAGGTGGTCAGGTGGTGGTGGGTGAGAGCCCGATCGTCAGCCTGGTCGATCTCGTTGCCCCTTCGATAGGTCAGTTCGTGGTCGGACTCCACGGCATGGAGGTCGTCGTGGCCGGCGAGACGGTGACCCTCGAGACGGCCCGTACCGAGGTGGTGGATGGTGTGGCGTCGATCGTGCCGCTCCATCAGGTGCGGTTCATCGAACCCGGTCTGGTCGATCGAGTGCTCGCCGTTGGAACCCAACCGGCGACCGTGTTCGCCTTCCTCGTCTTCGGGCTCGCCCTCATCGTCTTCGAGTTCTACGCAGCCGGTCCGGGCATCGTCGCCGCCATCGCGGCGAGCATGTTGCTCCTCGCCGGACACGGGATGGCGACCCTGCCGGTGTGGTGGCCGGCCGTCGGCGCCGCGGTCCTGGCGGTGGTGCTCTACGTCGTCGAGTTTCAACGCAACGATCTGGGTTGGAAGAGCGTCCTCGGCACGCTCCTGCTCGGGTTCGCCGGCTTTCGCTTCGTCGGCGGCGACGAGACCCTCACCCCGTCCTGGTGGACCGTGGTGTTGATAGTCCTCGCCACCGTCGCCTTCTTCGGGATCGCCCTGACGACGGTCGCCCGAACCCGCTTCGCCACCCAGACCATCGGCCGGGACCACCTGATCGGTCGGACTGGCACGGCGCTGGGTGCTCTCGATCCTGAGGGTCTGGTGGATCTCGATGGCGCCCGCTGGAAGGCCCGAGCCACCAGGGCGGCAGGCATCGGTAACGGCGATCGGGTGACGGTGGTCGCGGTTCGCGGGGTGGTGCTCCTCGTCGATCCGAACTGA
- a CDS encoding response regulator, whose amino-acid sequence MPSILLVADTPWIVNDVLASLADRSYEITHLDDPRQITDRLAADRPDAVLVDLQIGSMGGMAVCREVRATGDDAPPVILLLDRDADSFLAGRSGAVAAVRKPFSSDALRAAINAAVGAGTPA is encoded by the coding sequence ATGCCGTCCATCCTCCTCGTCGCCGATACCCCGTGGATCGTCAACGACGTGCTGGCGAGCCTTGCCGACCGGTCGTATGAGATCACCCATCTGGACGACCCCCGCCAGATCACAGACCGGCTCGCCGCCGACAGACCTGACGCCGTCCTGGTCGACCTTCAGATCGGTTCGATGGGCGGCATGGCCGTGTGTCGCGAGGTCAGGGCCACGGGCGACGACGCACCGCCGGTGATCCTGTTGCTCGACCGCGACGCCGACTCGTTCCTGGCAGGGCGCTCCGGAGCGGTCGCCGCAGTCCGCAAACCCTTCTCGTCAGACGCGCTCCGCGCCGCCATCAACGCCGCCGTTGGCGCCGGCACTCCCGCCTAG
- a CDS encoding aspartate-semialdehyde dehydrogenase gives MTTVAVVGATGAVGREMLATLERRAFPVDRLRLMASERSAGSTVHTAWGPVVVEDLADADPAGLEVALFSAGADRSRLHARRFAEAGALVVDNSSAWRMDPGVPLVVAGVNDGAIATHQGIIANPNCTTMVLLMAVAPLHRAAGLEELVATSYQSVSGSGQKGVDTLLEQAAHLGADPDALRTGSWTEPPEGVYPRPIGWNVVPFAGGAVEGGYTDEEMKLVNETRKILDAPSVLVEPTCVRVPVVAGHGVAATAWFSRSVDPVEAVGLMAAVAGVEVWHDKVPTPLDAAGIDEVLIGRVRATLGRPGGVSLWAVGDNLRKGAALNAVQIVELANS, from the coding sequence ATGACCACGGTCGCCGTCGTCGGAGCCACGGGCGCGGTCGGCCGGGAGATGCTCGCCACCCTCGAGCGGCGCGCCTTCCCCGTGGACCGACTCCGTCTGATGGCCTCGGAGCGATCGGCCGGTAGCACCGTCCACACTGCATGGGGTCCGGTCGTGGTGGAGGATCTCGCCGACGCCGATCCCGCCGGGTTGGAGGTTGCTCTCTTCTCAGCGGGCGCCGATCGGTCGCGCCTCCATGCGCGTCGGTTCGCCGAGGCCGGCGCGTTGGTGGTCGACAACTCCTCGGCATGGCGGATGGACCCGGGTGTTCCCCTGGTCGTCGCCGGCGTCAACGACGGTGCGATCGCCACCCATCAGGGGATCATCGCCAACCCCAATTGCACGACGATGGTGCTGCTGATGGCGGTGGCGCCCCTGCACCGCGCCGCGGGCCTCGAGGAGTTGGTGGCGACCTCGTACCAGTCGGTGTCGGGGTCGGGGCAGAAGGGCGTGGACACGCTCCTCGAGCAGGCCGCCCACCTCGGCGCCGATCCGGATGCTCTTCGGACAGGGAGTTGGACCGAGCCGCCCGAGGGCGTGTATCCGCGGCCGATCGGCTGGAACGTGGTGCCGTTCGCCGGCGGAGCGGTCGAAGGCGGTTACACCGACGAGGAGATGAAGCTGGTGAACGAGACCCGCAAGATCCTCGATGCGCCGTCCGTGCTGGTAGAGCCAACGTGTGTTCGCGTTCCCGTGGTCGCCGGTCACGGGGTGGCGGCCACGGCCTGGTTCTCACGGTCCGTAGATCCCGTGGAGGCGGTCGGCCTGATGGCCGCCGTCGCCGGGGTCGAAGTGTGGCACGACAAGGTGCCGACCCCTCTGGATGCAGCAGGGATCGACGAGGTGCTCATCGGCCGGGTCCGGGCCACCCTGGGTCGTCCGGGCGGCGTGTCGCTGTGGGCCGTCGGGGACAACCTGCGCAAAGGCGCAGCCCTCAACGCGGTGCAAATAGTCGAGTTGGCCAATAGCTAA